A genomic segment from Spinacia oleracea cultivar Varoflay chromosome 3, BTI_SOV_V1, whole genome shotgun sequence encodes:
- the LOC130470092 gene encoding protein FAR1-RELATED SEQUENCE 8-like, with translation MTGKNSHIGSEAAVPSYVEAIYLGGGVNVEPQGCSVGLGEGQDSSVTLHQIPCGIIGNHGDSCGKGLIDIVELQSTVRSGVVSSDTSSFVTPSRTTNCRSVDDNFFGISPRTSIQSCNVTPNSRIQNSMTNSEEGLLCTPEHAVLGDRPNEVGGTSYIVTNEEVVPPPTEGLIFGSWEDVEEYYKRYAKQQGFGVCRPQATYNKLKEKRGTTWRCECYGDPYMRQKREAKKRAKNMELGGSSVPDPPCKLNRKSKKCHCTAMLYASVNGDNEWEVRKVVLEHLNHQPTPSKWRGVKEYRMATASDYFKEGLMSRYESGAPVSQVRANLAERFGGLENVILTEKDIVHKVQERRRLKMEGGDANAMMNYFEGMQKGNDKFFHAHRLDVEGGLKDIMWVDARSRVAFNEFGEVVCFDATYLTNNYELPFCNFVGVNHHGQSLLLGCALLSHEDVDTFSWLFRQWRICMGGRCPDAILTDQAPAMIRPLRDEMPEARHRWCLWHIMNKIPTKLGSHPKYKELKKVMKRVVYESLCVEEFENKWSSMKVDFEVANHACHVWLDSLYKDREMWVPAFMNNIFWAGMKTTQRVESINSFFDGFLERSTKLYEFPKKYCEAMNKRCSDEKDADANNAKYIRKLTTGFNIEAVFQKLYTDNKFREVQIQCEKLLYCVVKETKEISKTKFEYVLEDRVWLIKKGKSEEILTNHRRFYLVKFCAEAKEVSCMCKMFETRGILCRHCIRILDQNFVVDVPEKYILRRWRKDVYRKHMHVIVSSYDPTKTEVLKRFDMMMNVFEPICEEATFNDEILKFVVKELQSLEIGVRERVWAAREKQQFIPLESRALDEASQQSCTTQVKIKNPVSRSKKKRGRPLTIRHKAVGENNIWTQKSKAKNKVTEESSESDDEVVEGVSTSATEWVGKLQVISKLKQKATKMLGLSQNTRSIGVVPDDDILLSRNSLGWEDQANEL, from the exons ATGACAGGAAAAAATTCACATATTGGGAGTGAAGCTGCAGTACCTAGCTATGTCGAG GCCATATACCTGGGTGGTGGTGTTAATGTAGAACCTCAAGGATGTTCTGTCGGATTGGGCGAAGGACAAGATTCAAGTGTAACTTTACACCAAATCCCTTGTGGTATTATTGGTAATCATGGGGATAGTTGTGGGAAGGGATTAATTGACATTGTAGAACTCCAATCAACCGTTAGGTCGGGTGTTGTTTCTTCAGATACCTCATCATTTGTAACCCCAAGCCGCACTACAAATTGTAGGAGCGTAGACGACAACTTTTTTGGAATCTCTCCCCGTACTTCAATCCAATCATGTAATGTAACCCCTAATAGTAGGATTCAGAATAGCATGACTAATTCAGAGGAAGGACTCCTTTGCACTCCTGAACACGCCGTACTCGGTGATAGACCCAACGAGGTTGGAGGTACTTCCTATATTGTCACAAACGAGGAAGTAGTTCCCCCCCCAACCGAAGGGCTTATTTTTGGAAGTTGGGAGGATGTTGAGGAGTATTACAAGAGATATGCAAAACAACAGGGATTTGGTGTGTGTAGACCGCAAGCTacatataataaattgaaggaAAAGAGGGGTACGACATGGAGGTGTGAGTGTTATGGTGACCCTTACATGAGACAGAAAAGGGAGGCAAAGAAAAGAGCAAAGAATATGGAATTGGGTGGTAGCTCAGTACCCGATCCACCATGTAAGTTGAATCGTAAATCAAAGAAGTGTCATTGTACCGCCATGTTGTACGCTAGTGTTAACGGGGACAATGAATGGGAAGTTAGGAAGGTTGTGCTAGAACACTTGAACCACCAGCCTACACCAAGCAAGTGGAGGGGCGTGAAAGAATATCGAATGGCTACTGCTAGTGACTACTTTAAGGAAGGATTAATGTCCAGGTACGAATCTGGGGCACCGGTGTCACAAGTCAGGGCTAATCTAGCTGAACGCTTTGGTGGGCTTGAAAATGTTATCCTTACTGAAAAGGATATTGTACACAAAGTTCAAGAACGAAGGAGGCTGAAAATGGAAGGTGGGGATGCAAATGCGATGATGAACTATTTTGAAGGAATGCAAAAGGGTAATGATAAATTCTTCCATGCCCACAGACTTGATGTCGAAGGTGGTCTGAAGGACATTATGTGGGTTGATGCTAGGAGCCGTGTGGCCTTTAACGAATTTGGCGAGGTCGTTTGTTTTGATGCCACTTACCTCACAAACAATTATGAGCTCCCCTTTTGCAATTTTGTGGGGGTAAATCATCACGGGCAGTCACTTTTGCTTGGTTGTGCGTTGTTGTCCCACGAAGATGTTGATACTTTTAGTTGGTTGTTTAGGCAATGGCGCATATGCATGGGTGGTAGATGTCCGGATGCCATTTTAACAGACCAAGCACCGGCTATGATACGACCTCTGAGGGATGAGATGCCGGAGGCTCGCCATCGTTGGTGCCTATGGCACATAATGAACAAAATTCCTACCAAACTTGGTAGTCATCCCAA GTATAAGGAGTTGAAAAAGGTGATGAAGCGAGTTGTTTACGAGAGTTTGTGTGTAGAGGAGTTTGAGAACAAGTGGTCTAGCATGAAGGTTGATTTTGAAGTTGCAAACCATGCTTGCCATGTTTGGCTCGACAGCTTGTACAAGGATAGGGAAATGTGGGTACCTGCgtttatgaataatatattttGGGCTGGCATGAAAACAACGCAGCGTGTCGAGTCGATAAATTCATTCTTTGATGGTTTTTTGGAGAGAAGCACAAAGTTGTATGAGTTTCCTAAGAAATATTGTGAAGCTATGAATAAAAGATGCAGTGATGAGAAAGACGCGGATGCTAATAATGCGAAATATATTCGCAAGTTGACAACTGGTTTTAACATTGAGGCGGTATTCCAGAAGCTTTACACAGACAACAAGTTTAGGGAAGTGCAAATACAATGTGAGAAGCTTTTATATTGTGTTGTGAAGGAGACCAAAGAAATATCAAAGACGAAGTTTGAATATGTGCTGGAGGATAGGGTTTGGCTCATTAAAAAAGGTAAGAGTGAAGAAATATTGACTAATCATCGGAGGTTCTATTTGGTTAAATTTTGTGCCGAGGCAAAGGAAGTCTCATGTATGTGTAAGATGTTTGAAACGAGAGGTATTCTATGCAGGCATTGTATACGCATACTGGATCAAAACTTTGTAGTTGATGTTCCTGAGAAATACATCCTTCGTAGATGGAGAAAAGATGTTTATAGGAAGCACATGCATGTGATCGTTTCTTCCTATGATCCTACAAAGACAGAGGTGCTGAAAAGGTTTGATATGATGATGAACGTATTTGAGCCTATTTGTGAGGAAGCGACTTTCAACGATGAGATTCTCAAGTTTGTAGTCAAGGAATTGCAAAGTCTTGAAATAGGCGTGAGGGAAAGGGTATGGGCAGCCAGAGAAAAACAACAGTTTATTCCCTTAGAATCCCGCGCTTTAGACGAGGCTTCCCAACAAAGTTGTACCACACAGGTGAAGATTAAGAACCCTGTAAGCAGGAGCAAGAAGAAAAGGGGCAGGCCTTTGACCATAAGACACAAGGCTGTGGGTGAGAATAACATATGGACGCAAAAATCAAAGGCAAAAAATAAG GTCACGGAGGAGTCATCGGAATCGGATGATGAGGTCGTTGAAGGGGTGTCTACTTCTGCGACAGAATGGGTTGGAAAGTTACAG GTGATAAGTAAGCTGAAACAAAAAGCCACGAAAATGCTTGGGCTTTCACAAAATACTCGGAGTATAGGAGTTGTTCCCGATGATGATATATTGTTATCCCGAAATAGCCTTGGGTGGGAAGACCAAGCTAACGAGTTGTAG